One window of the Ictidomys tridecemlineatus isolate mIctTri1 chromosome 11, mIctTri1.hap1, whole genome shotgun sequence genome contains the following:
- the Pgd gene encoding 6-phosphogluconate dehydrogenase, decarboxylating produces MAQADIALIGLAVMGQNLILNMNDHGFVVCAFNRTVSKVDDFLANEAKGTKVVGARSLEEMVSKLKKPRRVILLVKAGQAVDDFIEKLVPLLDAGDIIIDGGNSEYRDTIRRCRDLKAKGILFVGSGVSGGEEGARYGPSLMPGGNKEAWPHIKTIFQGIAAKVGTGEPCCDWVGDEGAGHFVKMVHNGIEYGDMQLICEAYHLMRDVLGMGHEEMAQAFEEWNKTELDSFLIEITANILKFQDTDGKHLLPKIRDSAGQKGTGKWTAISALEYGVPVTLIGEAVFARCLSSLKDERTQASRKLKGPQKVQFAGDKKSFLEDIRKALYASKIISYAQGFMLLRQAATEFGWTLNYGGIALMWRGGCIIRSVFLGKIKEAFDRNPELQNLLLDDFFKSAVENCQDSWRRVVSTGVQVGIPMPCFTTALSFYDGYRHEMLPANLIQAQRDYFGAHTYELLDKPGQFIHTNWTGHGGSVSSSSYNA; encoded by the exons ATGGCTCA AGCTGATATTGCACTGATTGGATTGGCCGTCATGGGCCAGAACTTAATTTTGAATATGAATGACCATGGTTTTGTG GTCTGCGCTTTTAATAGGACAGTCTCCAAAGTTGATGATTTCTTGGCCAATGAGGCCAAGGGAACCAAAGTGGTAGGTGCGCGGTCCTTGGAGGAGATGGTGTCCAAGCTCAAGAAGCCCCGGCGCGTCATACTGCTTGTGAAGGCTGGCCAGGCCGTGGACGATTTCATTGAAAAACTG GTACCATTGCTAGATGCTGGTGACATCATCATTGATGGAGGAAATTCTGAATATCGGGATACCATA AGGCGATGTCGAGACCTCAAGGCCAAGGGAATCCTGTTTGTGGGGAGCGGAGTGAGTGGTGGCGAGGAAGGGGCCCGGTATGGCCCCTCGCTCATGCCGGGAGGGAACAAGGAGGCGTG GCCTCACATCAAGACCATCTTCCAGGGCATTGCTGCAAAAGTGGGAACTGGAGAACCCTGCTGTGACTGG GTCGGGGACGAAGGAGCCGGACACTTCGTGAAGATGGTGCACAACGGGATAGAGTATGGCGACATGCAGCTGATCTGTGAGGCCTACCACTTGATGAGGGACGTCCTGGGCATGGGGCATGAGGAGATGGCCCAG GCATTTGAGGAATGGAACAAGACAGAGCTGGACTCTTTCCTGATTGAAATCACTGCCAATATCCTCAAGTTCCAAGATACGGATGGCAAACATCTGCTGCCAAAAATCAGGGACAGTGCGGGGCAGAAGGGCACCGGGAAGTGGACCGCCATCTCAGCCCTGGAGTACGGCGTTCCCGTCACCCTCATTG GAGAAGCTGTCTTTGCGCGGTGCTTATCATCTCTGAAGGACGAGAGAACCCAAGCAAGCCGaaagctgaaggggccccagaaGGTCCAGTTTGCGGGTGATAAGAAGTCATTCCTGGAGGACATTCGAAAG GCCCTGTATGCCTCCAAGATCATCTCCTACGCCCAAGGCTTCATGCTGCTCAGACAGGCAGCCACTGAATTTGGCTGGACCCTCAACTATGGTGGCATTGCCCTGATGTGGCGAGGCGGCTGCATCATCAGGAG TGTATTCTTGGGAAAGATTAAAGAAGCCTTTGATCGAAACCCAGAGCTGCAGAACTTGCTGCTAGATGACTTCTTTAAGTCGGCTGTTGAGAACTGCCAG GACTCCTGGCGGCGGGTGGTCAGCACCGGGGTCCAGGTGGGCATTCCCATGCCCTGTTTCACCACTGCCCTCTCCTTCTATGATGGCTACAGACACGAGATGCTGCCAGCCAACCTCATCCAG GCTCAGCGGGATTACTTTGGAGCTCATACCTATGAACTCTTAGACAAACCAGGACAGTTTATCCACACCAATTGGACGGGCCATGGTGGCAGTGTGTCATCATCTTCATACAATGCCTAA